In Macaca nemestrina isolate mMacNem1 chromosome 9, mMacNem.hap1, whole genome shotgun sequence, a single genomic region encodes these proteins:
- the LOC105468339 gene encoding acyl-CoA-binding domain-containing protein 7, producing the protein MALQADFDRAAEDVRKLKARPDDGELKELYGLYKQVIIGDINIECPGMLDLKGKAKWEAWNLKKGLSTEDAMSAYISKAKELIEKYGI; encoded by the exons gcTGATTTTGACAGGGCTGCAGAAGATGTGAGGAAGCTGAAAGCAAGACCAGATGATGGAGAACTGAAAGAACTCTATGGGCTTTACAAACAAGTGATAATTGGAGACATTAATATTG AGTGTCCAGGAATGCTAGATTTAAAAGGCAAAGCCAAATGGGAAGCATGGAACCTCAAAAAAG GGTTGTCGACGGAAGATGCGATGAGTGCCTATATTTCTAAAGCAAAGGAGCTGATAGAAAAATATGGAATTTAG
- the LOC105468343 gene encoding S-acyl fatty acid synthase thioesterase, medium chain-like isoform X2, giving the protein MDRGDQAKRTRNEKVFNCLYKNPEATFKLICFPWVAGGSVHFAKWGQDTHDSLEVHSLRLPGRESRIEEPFANDISQLVDEVVCALQPVIQEKPFAFFGHSMGSYIAFRTALHLKENNKPEPLHLFLSSATPIHSKAWPRIPKEDELSEEQMHHYLQEFGGTPKDFVEEKELVQQYKSMIMADLNVVSSCTVKNFLCLSSRSLTFFSCIKSTDEPVKGLLHFCYFYKFHLTLFWFSPF; this is encoded by the exons ATGGACAGAGGAGACCAAGCTAAGAGAACCAG GAATGAAAAGGTTTTCAACTGCTTATACAAAAACCCTGAGGCAACTTTTAAGCTGATTTGCTTTCCCTGGGTAGCAGGTGGCTCAGTTCATTTTGCCAAATGGGGCCAAGATACTCATGATTCACTGGAAG TGCACTCCttaaggcttcctggaagagaaaGCCGAATTGAAGAACCTTTTGCAAATGACATCTCCCAGTTAGTTGATGAAGTTGTTTGTGCTCTGCAGCCAGTCATCCAGGAGAAACCATTTGCATTTTTTGGCCACAG TATGGGATCCTACATTGCTTTTAGGACTGCACTacacttaaaagaaaacaataaaccagaaccattgcatttatttttgtcaaGCGCAACTCCTATACAT TCAAAGGCCTGGCCTCGCATTCCCAAAGAAGATGAATTGTCAGAAGAACAAATGCATCATTACCTTCAGGAATTTGGAGGCACCCCTAAGGATTTTGTTGAAGAAAAGGAACTTGTGCAACAATATAAATCCATGATAATGGCAGATCTGAACGTTGTTAGTAGTTGCAC TGTGAAGAATTTCCTCTGCCTGTCTTCAAGGTCACTGACTTTCTTCAGCTGTATCAAGTCTACTGATGAGCCTGTCAAAGgacttcttcatttctgttatttctacAAATTCCATTTGACCCTCTTCTGGTTTTCACCTTTCTAA
- the LOC105468343 gene encoding S-acyl fatty acid synthase thioesterase, medium chain-like isoform X1 yields MDRGDQAKRTRNEKVFNCLYKNPEATFKLICFPWVAGGSVHFAKWGQDTHDSLEVHSLRLPGRESRIEEPFANDISQLVDEVVCALQPVIQEKPFAFFGHSMGSYIAFRTALHLKENNKPEPLHLFLSSATPIHSKAWPRIPKEDELSEEQMHHYLQEFGGTPKDFVEEKELVQQYKSMIMADLNVVSSCTSNIPSKAVLSCDLTCFVGSEDIVKDVEAWKDVTSGNTNIHQLPGDHFYLLDPANKKLIKNYIVKCLEVSSLANF; encoded by the exons ATGGACAGAGGAGACCAAGCTAAGAGAACCAG GAATGAAAAGGTTTTCAACTGCTTATACAAAAACCCTGAGGCAACTTTTAAGCTGATTTGCTTTCCCTGGGTAGCAGGTGGCTCAGTTCATTTTGCCAAATGGGGCCAAGATACTCATGATTCACTGGAAG TGCACTCCttaaggcttcctggaagagaaaGCCGAATTGAAGAACCTTTTGCAAATGACATCTCCCAGTTAGTTGATGAAGTTGTTTGTGCTCTGCAGCCAGTCATCCAGGAGAAACCATTTGCATTTTTTGGCCACAG TATGGGATCCTACATTGCTTTTAGGACTGCACTacacttaaaagaaaacaataaaccagaaccattgcatttatttttgtcaaGCGCAACTCCTATACAT TCAAAGGCCTGGCCTCGCATTCCCAAAGAAGATGAATTGTCAGAAGAACAAATGCATCATTACCTTCAGGAATTTGGAGGCACCCCTAAGGATTTTGTTGAAGAAAAGGAACTTGTGCAACAATATAAATCCATGATAATGGCAGATCTGAACGTTGTTAGTAGTTGCAC CTCTAACATACCATCTAAGGCTGTTCTTTCTTGTGACTTAACATGTTTTGTTGGATCTGAAGACATAGTAAAGGACGTGGaag CCTGGAAAGATGTAACCAGTGGAAATACTAACATTCACCAGCTTCCAGGGGATCACTTTTATCTTCTGGATCCTGCCAACAAGAAATTAATCAAGAACTACATAGTCAAGTGTCTAGAAGTATCATCACTTGccaatttttag